The Agromyces mariniharenae genome includes a window with the following:
- the rpsE gene encoding 30S ribosomal protein S5, with protein sequence MTDNKKENEVAAEAPVETAASSEAPQNEPREARRGSRDRGPSRDRGGRDAEKSQFLERVVTINRVSKVVKGGRRFSFTALVVVGDGNGMVGVGYGKAREVPTAISKGVEEAKKNFFRVPRVGATIPHPVQGEAAAGVVLLRPASPGTGVIAGGPVRAVLECAGIHDVLSKSLGSSNTINIVHATVEALSQLEEPRAVAARRGLDYDEVAPARLLRAEAQAAEAAAAAKAGA encoded by the coding sequence GTGACCGACAACAAGAAGGAGAACGAGGTGGCTGCAGAGGCACCCGTGGAGACCGCCGCTTCGAGCGAGGCTCCCCAGAACGAGCCGCGCGAGGCCCGTCGCGGCAGCCGCGACCGTGGCCCGAGCCGCGACCGCGGTGGCCGTGACGCCGAGAAGAGCCAGTTCCTCGAGCGCGTCGTGACCATCAACCGCGTGTCCAAGGTCGTCAAGGGCGGCCGTCGCTTCAGCTTCACGGCGCTCGTCGTCGTGGGTGACGGCAACGGCATGGTCGGCGTCGGCTACGGCAAGGCGCGCGAGGTCCCGACCGCGATCTCGAAGGGCGTCGAGGAGGCGAAGAAGAACTTCTTCCGCGTCCCGCGCGTCGGCGCGACCATCCCGCACCCCGTGCAGGGTGAGGCCGCTGCGGGCGTCGTCCTGCTGCGTCCGGCGTCCCCCGGTACCGGCGTCATCGCCGGCGGCCCGGTGCGCGCCGTGCTCGAGTGCGCCGGCATCCACGACGTCCTGAGCAAGTCGCTCGGCTCGTCGAACACCATCAACATCGTGCACGCCACGGTCGAGGCCCTGTCGCAGCTCGAGGAGCCGCGTGCGGTCGCCGCCCGTCGTGGTCTCGACTACGACGAGGTCGCCCCGGCCCGTCTGCTGCGTGCCGAGGCCCAGGCGGCCGAGGCCGCCGCAGCAGCGAAGGCAGGTGCCTGA
- the rpmD gene encoding 50S ribosomal protein L30, whose translation MAKQLKVTQIKSKVSEKQNQRDTLRSLGLKRIGDSVVRDDTPQNRGYVKTVAHLVKVEEID comes from the coding sequence ATGGCCAAGCAGCTGAAGGTGACCCAGATCAAGTCCAAGGTGAGCGAGAAGCAGAACCAGCGCGACACGCTGCGCAGCCTCGGGCTCAAGCGCATCGGCGACTCGGTCGTCCGTGACGACACCCCGCAGAACCGCGGCTACGTCAAGACCGTCGCCCACCTCGTGAAGGTTGAGGAGATCGACTAA
- the rplO gene encoding 50S ribosomal protein L15, with the protein MAEEKNEAVAEETPKKAPARKAAAKPAAEKAAAKPAAEKAPAKKAPAKAAAAKADDAKADKAPAKKAPAKKAEQDVAKREPVLKVHHLRPAPGAKKDKTRVGRGEGSKGKTAGRGTKGSKARNNIRPGFEGGQLPYHMRAPKLRGFKNPFRVEYQVVNLDKLAELYPKGGDVTVADLVDKGAVRKNERVKVLGNGDIQVKLNVEVDKVSGSAEQKIVAAGGSVK; encoded by the coding sequence ATGGCTGAAGAGAAGAACGAGGCCGTGGCCGAGGAGACCCCGAAGAAGGCTCCGGCGCGCAAGGCCGCTGCGAAGCCGGCCGCCGAGAAGGCCGCCGCGAAGCCGGCTGCCGAGAAGGCCCCGGCGAAGAAGGCTCCCGCCAAGGCCGCCGCTGCCAAGGCCGACGACGCGAAGGCCGACAAGGCCCCCGCGAAGAAGGCCCCGGCGAAGAAGGCCGAGCAGGATGTCGCCAAGCGCGAGCCCGTCCTGAAGGTGCACCACCTGCGCCCCGCGCCCGGTGCCAAGAAGGACAAGACCCGCGTCGGACGCGGTGAGGGTTCGAAGGGCAAGACCGCCGGTCGCGGCACCAAGGGTTCGAAGGCCCGCAACAACATCCGCCCCGGCTTCGAGGGTGGCCAGCTTCCGTACCACATGCGTGCGCCGAAGCTCCGCGGCTTCAAGAACCCGTTCCGCGTCGAGTACCAGGTGGTCAACCTGGACAAGCTCGCCGAGCTCTACCCGAAGGGCGGCGACGTCACCGTCGCCGACCTCGTCGACAAGGGTGCCGTCCGCAAGAACGAGCGCGTCAAGGTGCTCGGCAACGGCGACATCCAGGTGAAGCTCAACGTCGAGGTCGACAAGGTCTCCGGCTCCGCCGAGCAGAAGATCGTCGCCGCAGGCGGCTCGGTCAAGTAG
- the secY gene encoding preprotein translocase subunit SecY, with protein sequence MFNAIGRIFRTPDLRRKIGFTLGIVALFRLGSFIPAPFVDFGNVQACLAASQGASGLYELVNLFSGGALLQLSIFALGIMPYITASIIVQLLRVVIPHFETLYKEGQAGQARLTQYTRYLTIALGVLQSTTLITVARSGALFPSSAPECSQLITNDAWYAILLMVITMTAGTGLIMWMGELITERGIGNGMSLLIFTSIAATFPGALWAIAISRGFDVFFVVLAIGLLVVVGVVFVEQSQRRIPVQYAKRMVGRRTYGGNNTYIPIKVNMAGVVPVIFASSLLYLPALIAQFNQPAAGEEPQPWVVWITNYLTQGDHPLYMLLYFLLIVGFTYFYVAITFNPDEVAENMKKYGGFIPGIRAGRPTAEYLDYVLTRITLPGSVYLGLIALIPLIAFSLVGANQNFPFGGASILIIVGVGLETVKQIDAQLQQRHYEGLLR encoded by the coding sequence GTGTTCAACGCCATCGGGCGGATCTTCCGCACGCCGGATCTTCGACGCAAGATCGGATTCACGCTGGGCATCGTGGCCCTGTTCCGCCTCGGCTCGTTCATCCCGGCGCCGTTCGTGGACTTCGGCAACGTGCAGGCGTGTCTGGCGGCGAGCCAGGGGGCATCCGGCCTCTACGAGCTCGTGAACCTGTTCTCGGGCGGCGCGCTGCTCCAGCTGTCGATCTTCGCGCTGGGCATCATGCCGTACATCACGGCGTCGATCATCGTGCAGCTGCTGCGCGTCGTGATCCCCCACTTCGAGACCCTCTACAAGGAGGGCCAGGCGGGCCAGGCGCGCCTCACGCAGTACACGCGCTACCTCACCATCGCCCTGGGCGTGCTGCAGTCGACCACGCTCATCACCGTCGCCCGCTCGGGCGCGCTGTTCCCGTCGAGCGCCCCCGAGTGCTCGCAGCTCATCACGAACGACGCCTGGTACGCGATCCTGCTCATGGTCATCACCATGACGGCGGGCACCGGCCTCATCATGTGGATGGGCGAGCTCATCACCGAGCGCGGCATCGGCAACGGCATGTCGCTGCTCATCTTCACCTCGATCGCCGCGACCTTCCCCGGCGCGCTCTGGGCGATCGCGATCTCGCGCGGCTTCGACGTCTTCTTCGTCGTGCTCGCCATCGGCCTCCTGGTCGTCGTCGGCGTCGTGTTCGTCGAGCAGTCGCAGCGGCGCATCCCGGTGCAGTACGCGAAGCGCATGGTCGGCCGGCGCACCTACGGCGGCAACAACACGTACATCCCGATCAAGGTCAACATGGCCGGCGTCGTGCCCGTCATCTTCGCCTCGTCGCTGCTGTACCTGCCGGCGCTCATCGCCCAGTTCAACCAGCCCGCGGCGGGCGAGGAGCCGCAGCCGTGGGTCGTCTGGATCACGAACTACCTCACCCAGGGCGACCACCCGCTCTACATGCTCCTGTACTTCCTGCTCATCGTCGGGTTCACGTACTTCTACGTGGCGATCACGTTCAACCCCGACGAGGTCGCGGAGAACATGAAGAAGTACGGCGGCTTCATCCCCGGCATCCGCGCCGGTCGCCCGACCGCCGAGTACCTCGACTACGTGCTCACGCGCATCACGCTCCCGGGCTCGGTCTACCTCGGCCTCATCGCGCTCATCCCGCTCATCGCGTTCTCGCTCGTCGGGGCCAACCAGAACTTCCCGTTCGGCGGCGCCTCGATCCTCATCATCGTGGGCGTCGGCCTCGAGACCGTGAAGCAGATCGACGCGCAGCTCCAGCAGCGCCACTACGAAGGGCTCCTCCGATGA
- a CDS encoding adenylate kinase, translating to MTASANSSARFLIVGPQGSGKGTQGVLVAEAFGVPSISTGDVFRENISGGTELGKRVQSIVEAGDLVPDELTCELVRDRLSQSDAAGGFLLDGFPRNRGQVDDLADFLASRGEALDAVIELSVPRDESIARLRGRAIEQGRTDDTEEVIANRLAIYERETAPILDVYRGQGLVVDIDGVGTLDEVTARIFAALAARGLSASHDGGNGAAA from the coding sequence ATGACGGCTTCCGCGAACAGCTCCGCCCGCTTCCTGATCGTGGGGCCGCAGGGCTCCGGCAAGGGGACGCAGGGCGTGCTCGTCGCGGAGGCCTTCGGGGTCCCGTCCATCTCGACCGGTGACGTGTTCCGCGAGAACATCTCGGGCGGCACCGAGCTCGGCAAGCGGGTGCAGTCGATCGTCGAGGCGGGCGACCTCGTCCCCGACGAGCTCACCTGCGAGCTGGTGCGCGACCGGCTCTCGCAGTCGGATGCCGCGGGCGGCTTCCTGCTCGACGGGTTCCCGCGCAACCGCGGCCAGGTCGACGACCTCGCCGACTTCCTCGCCTCCCGCGGCGAGGCCCTCGACGCGGTCATCGAGCTCAGCGTGCCGCGCGACGAGAGCATCGCCCGCCTGCGGGGGCGTGCCATCGAGCAGGGCCGCACCGACGACACCGAGGAGGTCATCGCCAACCGCCTCGCGATCTACGAGCGGGAGACGGCGCCGATCCTCGACGTCTACCGCGGGCAGGGCCTCGTCGTCGACATCGACGGCGTGGGCACGCTCGACGAGGTCACCGCGCGCATCTTCGCGGCGCTCGCCGCCCGCGGGCTCTCGGCGAGCCACGACGGCGGCAACGGCGCGGCGGCCTGA
- the map gene encoding type I methionyl aminopeptidase: MFKRSIYKSPAELHAMLPAGAATAAALAEARRLVAPGATPLELDAAAERVIRGLGGRPNFQLVPGYRHTLCVSVDDDVVHGIPGDRPFRPGDIVSVDGGAELGGWNGDAAFTVVLPDPDRPDVVLARQALSDVTESALWRGIAELATARHLNEVGAAIEEHVEAAGGYGILTDYVGHGIGRTMHEEPPVFNYRVRQKGPAVRPGLVVAIEPMIVAGSIDTFVRDDEWTVTTADGADAAHWEHSIAVHDDGIWVLTADDGGAAGLAPFGVTPVPIAVR, from the coding sequence GTGTTCAAGCGCTCGATCTACAAGTCGCCCGCCGAGCTGCACGCGATGCTGCCGGCCGGAGCGGCCACCGCGGCGGCGCTCGCGGAGGCTCGACGCCTCGTGGCGCCCGGCGCGACGCCGCTCGAGCTCGACGCGGCCGCGGAGCGTGTGATCCGCGGACTCGGCGGCCGGCCGAACTTCCAGCTCGTGCCGGGCTACCGGCATACGCTCTGCGTGTCCGTCGACGACGACGTCGTGCACGGCATCCCGGGTGACCGCCCGTTCCGCCCCGGCGACATCGTGTCGGTCGACGGCGGCGCCGAGCTCGGCGGCTGGAACGGCGACGCGGCCTTCACGGTCGTGCTCCCCGATCCCGACCGCCCCGACGTCGTGCTCGCGCGGCAGGCGCTCTCGGACGTCACCGAGTCCGCGCTCTGGCGCGGCATCGCGGAGCTCGCGACCGCGCGCCACCTCAACGAGGTCGGCGCCGCGATCGAGGAGCACGTCGAGGCGGCGGGCGGGTACGGCATCCTCACCGACTACGTCGGCCACGGCATCGGGCGCACGATGCACGAGGAGCCGCCCGTGTTCAACTACCGGGTCAGGCAGAAAGGGCCAGCGGTCCGACCCGGCCTCGTGGTCGCGATCGAGCCGATGATCGTGGCGGGGTCGATCGACACCTTCGTGCGCGACGACGAGTGGACGGTCACGACCGCCGACGGCGCCGATGCCGCGCACTGGGAGCACTCCATCGCCGTGCACGACGACGGCATCTGGGTGCTGACCGCCGACGACGGCGGTGCGGCCGGCCTCGCGCCGTTCGGCGTCACGCCGGTGCCGATCGCCGTGCGCTGA
- a CDS encoding BglG family transcription antiterminator, with protein MAEKWERLVDALGHADGWTTASELADRLGVTTRTIRNYAAQANSGGVIVESGPAGYRLDRAAWANRAAPARRDSSPQVRAARVIRSLIDATDGLDVHETAAANHVSDSTFEADLGRVRARLDGTGLTLVRQGPRITLEGPETARRRLLGALFRDESARGMLELDQLRAAFPEVTEFRTALVAGLADAGYAPNEYGLNDVLLHTAIALDRVATNHPLDEAEAAAPPASSSASTTPAAASAAPAPDAPAGPLAELLARLVDEHFGTSVGPADLAHLTRLLETRAATRTTAAAQADAPGRPISPRVPLVRRIVARASAAYLVDLDDEDFIDRLALHVDNLVARASTSTLSRNPLTASIKAAYPLIYELAVYIASELARTEGIAVDDDEIAYIAMHVGAYLDQRRSRGEIVRVAVSAPAYHDVHTALAARIRSAVDDEVEVLAPGDEAERADVLVAVIEPSSPVERLVLVAPFPTEVDLERVRAEIARVRRARRRARLAASLSRYIAPELFVRGLRGLDRDAAIRMLGDRMISAGVIDRSYVEGALERERLSSTAFTEHLAVPHAMTMTARRTAIAIAIDDVPIDWGGASVNVVALIAFAESGRAEFQEVFDQFVEAFSERENVQRLVVGAMDYPGLLAELSRLMEPHAA; from the coding sequence CTCGACCGCGCGGCGTGGGCGAACCGCGCCGCGCCCGCCCGTCGCGACTCGTCGCCGCAGGTGCGGGCCGCCCGCGTCATCCGCTCGCTGATCGACGCGACCGACGGCCTCGACGTGCACGAGACGGCGGCCGCGAACCACGTGAGCGACTCGACCTTCGAGGCCGACCTGGGGCGCGTGCGGGCGCGGCTCGACGGCACCGGGCTGACGCTCGTGCGGCAGGGGCCGCGCATCACGCTCGAGGGTCCCGAGACCGCCCGACGGCGCCTGCTCGGCGCGCTGTTCCGCGACGAGTCGGCGCGCGGGATGCTCGAGCTCGACCAGCTGCGTGCGGCGTTCCCCGAGGTGACCGAGTTCCGCACCGCGCTGGTCGCGGGGCTCGCCGACGCGGGCTACGCGCCGAACGAGTACGGGCTCAACGACGTGCTGCTGCACACCGCGATCGCGCTCGACCGGGTCGCCACGAACCATCCGCTCGACGAGGCCGAGGCGGCGGCTCCCCCGGCGTCGTCCAGCGCCTCGACGACCCCGGCCGCGGCATCCGCCGCGCCCGCGCCCGACGCGCCGGCCGGGCCGCTGGCCGAGCTCCTCGCCCGGCTCGTCGACGAGCACTTCGGCACCTCGGTGGGACCGGCCGACCTCGCGCACCTCACCCGGCTCCTCGAGACGCGCGCGGCCACGCGCACGACGGCTGCGGCGCAGGCGGATGCCCCGGGCCGCCCGATCTCGCCGCGGGTGCCGCTCGTGCGGCGGATCGTCGCGAGGGCCTCCGCGGCGTACCTCGTCGACCTCGACGACGAGGACTTCATCGACCGGCTTGCGCTGCACGTCGACAACCTCGTGGCGCGGGCGAGCACGTCGACCCTTTCGCGCAACCCGCTCACCGCGTCGATCAAGGCCGCCTACCCGCTCATCTACGAGCTCGCCGTGTACATCGCGAGCGAGCTCGCGCGCACCGAGGGCATCGCCGTCGACGACGACGAGATCGCGTACATCGCCATGCACGTGGGCGCCTACCTCGACCAGCGGCGCTCGCGGGGCGAGATCGTCCGCGTCGCCGTCTCGGCGCCGGCGTACCACGACGTGCACACGGCGCTCGCGGCCCGCATCCGCTCGGCGGTCGACGACGAGGTCGAGGTGCTCGCGCCGGGCGATGAGGCCGAGCGCGCCGACGTGCTCGTGGCCGTGATCGAGCCGTCGTCGCCCGTCGAGCGACTCGTGCTCGTGGCGCCCTTCCCCACCGAGGTCGACCTCGAGCGGGTGCGTGCCGAGATCGCGCGCGTGCGCCGGGCGCGCCGGCGGGCCCGGCTCGCGGCGTCGCTGTCGCGCTACATCGCGCCCGAGCTCTTCGTGCGCGGGCTGCGCGGCCTCGATCGCGACGCCGCCATCCGCATGCTCGGCGACCGAATGATCTCGGCCGGCGTCATCGACCGCTCCTACGTGGAGGGCGCGCTCGAACGCGAGCGCCTGTCGTCGACGGCCTTCACCGAGCACCTCGCGGTGCCGCACGCGATGACCATGACCGCGCGCCGCACCGCGATTGCCATCGCGATCGACGACGTGCCGATCGACTGGGGCGGCGCGAGCGTCAACGTGGTCGCGCTCATCGCGTTCGCCGAGAGCGGCCGGGCGGAGTTCCAGGAGGTGTTCGACCAGTTCGTCGAGGCGTTCTCGGAGCGCGAGAACGTGCAGCGCCTCGTGGTGGGCGCGATGGACTACCCGGGGCTGCTCGCCGAGCTCTCGCGGCTCATGGAGCCGCACGCGGCGTGA